Proteins co-encoded in one Megalops cyprinoides isolate fMegCyp1 chromosome 1, fMegCyp1.pri, whole genome shotgun sequence genomic window:
- the eri2 gene encoding ERI1 exoribonuclease 2: MATKKLAKELGLVRKRSRPADENLAKPTGSRQFFSYLIVIDFESTCWKEKNSYGQEIIEFPAVLLNTSNGKIDSEFHTYVQPQEHPILSEFCTELTGIRQTQVEAGVPLQICLSRFTRWLQTLRQEKNIVFVNEKVCAATAHPCAFVTWSDWDLGVCLQYECKRKQISKPDILNSWIDLRATYRLFYNRKPKGLNGALQDLGLEFSGREHSGLDDARNTAHLAWRMITDGCLMKVTRSLNREPPRTNPLFINTQMKPDPGNVGANETGGGSKKHDMKQLKPGSHEKEAHSSKMSLSSRGGIKVTSPLCSCGRRAKRLTVANGGPNHGRVFYSCPIGRTGSGNKKSCGFFKWESVLVKDKSTSKASTSLCFVPGAGCLSSGKSFSNKSLCIPPPKNFVLRRL, from the exons ATGGCAACAAAGAAGCTAGCTAA GGAACTTGGGTTGGTTAGAAAACGCAGCCGGCCCGCTGATGAAAACCTAGCAAAACCGACGGGCTCGA ggcAGTTCTTTTCCTACCTGATAGTCATTGACTTCGAATCTACGTGttggaaagagaaaaacagttatGGACAAGAAATAA TTGAATTTCCGGCTGTTCTTCTAAACACCTCTAATGGGAAGATTGATTCAGAATTTCATACCTACGTTCAACCTCAGGAGCATCCCATACTGTCTGAGTTTTGTACAGAGCTTACCGGTATCAGACAG ACGCAGGTTGAAGCGGGAGTTCCCCTCCAGATATGCTTGTCACGGTTCACCCGCTGGCTTCAGACATTACGACAGGAAAAGAACATAGTGTTTGTCAATGAAAAAGTCTGTGCCGCCACGGCTCATCCCTGTGCTTTTGTCACTTGGTCAG aTTGGGATTTGGGAGTCTGTCTACAGTATGAGTGCAAACGAAAGCAAATCTCCAAACCTGACATTTTGAACAGCTGGATAGATCTCAGAGCAACATACAGG cTTTTTTATAACAGGAAACCAAAAGGACTGAATGGGGCCTTACAGGATCTGGGACTTGAATTTTCTGGGCGAGAGCATTCAG gtttagATGATGCCCGTAATACTGCCCATTTAGCCTGGAGAATGATAACGGATGGGTGCCTCATGAAAGTGACCAGGAGCCTGAACAGG GAACCACCACGGACAAACCCCCTGTTCATCAATACCCAAATGAAACCTGACCCTGGCAATGTAGGTGCAAATGAGACAGGAGGAGGGTCAAAGAAACATGATATGAAACAACTAAAGCCTGGCAGTCATGAAAAAGAAGCTCATTCATCAAA AATGTCTCTTTCCTCGAGGGGCGGAATCAAAGTCACGTCGCCGTTGTGCAGTTGTGGCCGCAGAGCCAAGAGGCTTACTGTAGCAAACGGAGGACCCAATCACGGCAGGGTTTTCTATAGCTGTCCCATTGGGAGAACAGGCTCTGGAAACAAAAAGAGCTGCGGGTTCTTCAAATGGGAGTCTGTGCTTGTGAAAGATAAATCAACATCCAAAGCTTCCACCTCTCTGTGTTTTGTACCTGGGGCAGGCTGCTTGTCATCTGGGAAAAGTTTCAGTAACAAGAGCCTCTGTATTCCTCCACCTAAGAACTTTGTCTTGAGACGTCTTTAA
- the acsm3 gene encoding acyl-coenzyme A synthetase ACSM3, mitochondrial, with translation MIRMLAFITGTSSFHRHTLKVLQRRKDISCCAKRCHQFQGYKPCVPNNFKDYENLRQVYNPQVPEYFNFANDVLDKWAEREKCGEKSPNLAFWWVNDQKNEIKWSFEELGFHSRRISNVLSGPCNLHKGDRVLLILPRLPEWWLVNVACLRTGTVLIPGTSQLTARDILHRLCTSKAKCIITDDTLAPVLDSIAPECSFLKTKLLVSDRKREGWMNLGELSSMASSNHTCVETKSDDPMTIFFTSGTTGSPKMTQHSHCSFGIGLTVNGRYWLDLTDRDVLWNTSDTGWAKTAWSSVFAAWIQGACVFVHHMPRFETKTVIETLANYPISTFCTAPTAYRMLVQEDLSRYRFQSLQHCLSAGEPINPEVMEKWKASTGLNIYEGYGQTETVLIAGTFKGMDIKPGSFGKPSPAYDVQVVDDAGKVVAPGVEGNLAIRVKPVKPFCLFTGYTDDPERTAQCYRGDFYLTGDRGIMDKDGYLWFVGRADDVILSAGYRIGPFEVENALIEHEAVAESAVVSSPDPVRGEIVKAFVVLSPTFKSCSHDQLIAELQRHVKKVTAPYKYPRKIEFVEQLPKTVSGKIRRVELRNKEWGRC, from the exons ATGATTAGAATGTTGGCATTTATAACGGGAACGTCGTCTTTCCATCGGCACACTTTGAAAGTGCTGCAACGGAGAAAGGACATTTCATGTTGTGCAAAGAGATGTCATCAGTTCCAAGGATACAAACCCTGTGTTCCAAATAATTTCAAGGATTATGAAAACCTCAGACAGGTCTACAATCCACAAGTTCCTGAGTATTTTAACTTTGCAAACGATGTGCTGGACaagtgggcagagagagagaag TGTGGAGAAAAATCACCGAACCTGGCTTTTTGGTGGGTAAATGACCAAAAGAATGAGATCAAATGGAGCTTTGAAGAACTAGGATTCCATTCTAGAAGAATATCCAATGTTCTGTCGGGTCCCTGCAATCTACACAAGGGAGACAGAGTGCTTTTGATCCTACCCAGACTCCCAGAGTGGTGGCTCGTGAACGTGGCTTGTCTTAGAACAG GAACAGTGTTGATCCCTGGGACCTCTCAGCTAACAGCCAGAGATATCCTCCACAGACTGTGCACCTCCAAGGCCAAATGCATCATAACAGATGACACCCTGGCCCCAGTGCTTGATTCTATAGCTCCAGAATGCTCTTTTCTCAAGACAAAACTTCTGGTGtcagatagaaagagagagggctggATGAACCTTGGGGAGTTGTCAAG CATGGCATCGAGCAACCACACCTGTGTGGAGACGAAAAGTGATGACCCTATGACCATCTTTTTCACCAGTGGTACTACGGGTTCTCCAAAaatgacacagcacagccactgCAGCTTTGGGATAGGACTGACTGTCAATGGCAG GTACTGGCTGGATCTGACGGATCGGGATGTGCTGTGGAATACCTCAGACACAGGATGGGCTAAGACTGCCTGGAGCAGTGTATTTGCTGCCTGGATCCAgggagcatgtgtgtttgtgcaccacATGCCAAGGTTTGAAACCAAAACAGTGATTGAG actctGGCCAATTATCCAATTTCAACATTCTGCACTGCCCCAACTGCATATAGAATGCTGGTACAAGAAGACCTGTCCAG GTACCGGTTTCAAAGCTTGCAGCATTGCTTGTCTGCAGGAGAGCCCATTAACCCTGAAGtgatggaaaaatggaaagCCAGCACAGGATTAAATATCTACGAGGGATATGGACAAACTGAAACT GTGTTAATTGCTGGTACTTTTAAAGGAATGGATATCAAACCAGGGTCTTTTGGAAAGCCATCTCCAGCATATGATGTGcag GTCGTGGACGATGCTGGTAAAGTTGTAGCTCCTGGAGTGGAGGGAAATTTGGCCATCAGAGTGAAACCCGTGAAGCCCTTCTGCCTATTCACTGGATACACA GACGATCCAGAGCGAACGGCACAGTGCTACAGAGGGGATTTCTATCTGACGGGCGACAGGGGAATAATGGATAAGGATGGTTACCTGTGGTTTGTGGGTCGAGCAGATGATGTCATTCTATCTGCTGG GTATCGCATTGGCCCATTTGAAGTTGAAAATGCGCTGATTGAGCATGAAGCTGTGGCAGAATCAGCTGTGGTTAGCAGCCCTGACCCAGTCAGAGGAGAG attgtAAAGGCATTTGTTGTACTGAGCCCAACATTCAAGTCATGCAGCCATGATCAGCTTATAGCTGAATTGCAGAGGCATGTGAAGAAAGTGACTGCACCATATAAATATCCTCGCAAG ATTGAGTTTGTGGAACAACTTCCCAAGACTGTGAGTGGTAAAATAAGAAGAGTTGAGCTGCGGAACAAAGAATGGGGAAGATGTTGA